The Mucilaginibacter terrae region TGTAGCTCCATACACCAATGCGGCGCAGGTTACCATAATAATCGTTACGGTCAATAGTTAAGCCGTTATAGGTTTCCCATTTATCGGTATAGCCAATTTTAACGGTAAAGGCGTTAAGTTTTTTAAGGGCGCGGGCTTTGGTGTCGGCTGTCATCCAGTCTAAACGCTGAATGCGCTCGCCCAAAGTAACTTTAAGGTTGTTTACCAAACCTACCATGTACTGCTTGGCGGCAGGGGTAAAGTATTTGGCCACATAAAGCTGACCCAGCAATTCGCCCAGGCTGCCATCAACCAAACCGGTCATACGCTCGTAACGTGGAGCCTGCACCTGCTGACCGCTTAATACGCTGCTGAATTTAAACTGGCTTTTAACAAATGGCGAGCTTAACGAACCTGCCGAACCGCGAAGGATTCCCCATTTCAAGTAAGTTTTCCAATCGGCAACCGGTATAGTACCCAAAAGGCCGTCGGCAGTGGTCATGAATGATGGCGATGAAACCAAAACCGAATCAGGGCTGCCCACTTTTAACTTAGGTAAAATTTCAACCCAGTTTAAGTGAGGCGTAGTTTTAGCTAATGCCGGGGTAGCAAATTTGTTGTAAGTTTTGTTAGGGTCGCGCATGGCCACACGGGTCATTTGTGCTTCGGCCAGTTTGCTCTCGATACCAAAAATTGTTTCGGCATTTTTGGCTGCGGTTTGCGCATCGGTACCGGTTAAGGTAAACAGCTCAACAATATATTGTTTGTAAGCATCCTGTATGCGTTTGGTGCGGGCATCGCTTTTTAAATAGTAATCACGATCGGGCAAACTGGTGCCACCCTGACCAAAACCTACGATGTATTTGGTTGGGTTTTTAGAATCCTGCCTTACACCAAAGCTAAACAGCGGACTGCCCAGCGCGTTGGCGCGCTCATGAACTATCTCATTAACCACGCCGTTAACATCGGCAATGGCATCAATGCGTTGCAAATCGGCCTGGATAGGGGTATAGCCACGTTTTTCGATAGCTACCGAATCCATACCGCTGGCGTATAGATCACCTACACGCTGCTCAATGCTGCCTTTAGGAGCACCGGTTTTGGCGCTGATTTCGGCAGTAATGGCTTGCAGTTTTTTCTTGTTGCCATCGTTAAGCATAATAAAGCTACCCCAGCGGGTTTCTTTAGCCGGAATTTCGTTGGCTTTTAACCAGCCACCGTTGGCGTACTCAAAAAAGTCGTCGCCTGGTTTAACCGACTTATCCATATTAGCCGGGTCGATAAATTTTTTAGGGGGATCGGCCTTAGCCTTTTTGTTTTTTCCACCATCGCCGGCCTGCACGTTTGCCGAAAAGCAAAGCGCTGCTGCGGCCAGCATCCAATTTCCAAAATTATATTTCATGCACTTAATCAAATAAGGTTTTAAAAGTAAGCATTTTAACCATTTATGCAAATGTAACCCTACGTAATTGTTACATGGCTAAGTATAAAATTTTGTTTGGGGATGATGAAAAGCGGCGTTCGGCAATATTATGTCAGTACTGACACCATCCTGTCAGTGTTCAAGGCACGTTCAAATGCTTTAGGAGTCGCGGGTGTTTAATTCATTTTGATGAAACACTAAATTGAACACCACGCAGAAACAAGGGAAAATCGAGTAATTGTGAGGTTACAAGAAGAAAAATCAAAACGACAGGGAAGGCTCATATACTAATTAAGCATTATTTTAAACTATGGCCTCAAAATTGTAGCTTTGTAACTGCTTAACTGCAACTGGCTACTGCCACTCTATAAAAATGGGGTCGACCGGAATTGACAGGATGGAGATAAGTAAGTAAGCATGCAGCGCGTTGTGTGAATTAGCGCTTAAATCTGAACGCTCAAACTTACAAATGGCGAAAATAACTACGCCTTAGCTGCCTAATTTAGAATTAGCATAGCTTTTGTCCCGCCGGTTTTCCGTTTCATCGGATCGGCAATCGGGGCATCGAAAGATGAAACTGGCTTGCTTAGGGTGTGATAAGCGGGCGAGATAAAGCACCTACGGAAGATGGTACAGGTGAGCAACTGACCTTCCCCTTCCCGACAATTTAACAGAGCTAAGCATGTAGAAAGCTTACCTTATACCATGTTTGGACGAGGGTTCGAATCCCTCCGGCTCCACTAAGTTCAGTATTAAAACAGACTAAAAGCCTGCAAATCAGATGATTGCAGGCTTTTGTTTTTTGGTTAAAAACTATATTATTCATCAATTCCCAATAAAAAGGAGCGTAATTCGGTGAGTAATTTTCATGAAAAAGCTACTCACCAAATCGACTTATCGTTTTGATAATCAAGATGTTCAAAAAATGAACATCTTGTATAGAATTAATTGCAAGCTTAATTTTGTTTCACTTTTAATGCTTAAAACATTATGAAAACTAATTTCAGCTTGCTTTTTTATTTAAAGAAGCCAAAGAACTATCAAGGAGGCTTTATGCCGATCTATCTCCGTATCACTGTTAACGGCCAACGTTCTGAAACGACTACATGCAGAGAATGCGACCCAACTAATTGGAACGGCATTGCCGGTCGCTTAAAGGGTACAAAAGAGGACACAAGGTCTTTTAACGCTTACCTGGACAACTTGCAGAAACAGGTTTATGAAGCTCACAGCCAATTAAGCGAAGCGCAAAGTTTGATAACTGCCGAAACCCTAAAAAATAAATTTTTAGGTAAAGATGAAAAAGTGAGAATGCTTATCGGCGTATTTAAAGACCATAACAAGAAGATCGGTGCTTTGGTTGGAAAAGAATACGCTGCCGGTACTTACGTACGTTATCAAACCTCTTTGAAACATACCCAGGACTTTCTGCAATGGAAATATAAAGTTTCAGATATTGATATTAAAAAAATTGACCACGACTTTATCACGAACTACGAATTTTACTTACGGACCGAACGTAATTGCGCAAACAACTCTGCTTTTAAATATATCAAGAACTTTAAAAAGGTTATCGGGATTTGTCTATCGAGCGGATGGTTAGATAAAGACCCTTTTGTCAACTATAAAATAAGAATCAAACAGGTTGATAGGGTTTTTCTTAACGAGGATGATTTGCAAAAAATGGCTGATAAGGTGTTTTCCACTGATCGACTGAACCAGGTCAGGGATATATTTCTTTTCTGTTGTTTTACAGGATTGGCCTACGCTGATGTCAGCAAACTGGGAAGAAATGAAATAACCAAAGGCCCTGACGGGGAAATTTGGATTTTTACCAAGCGGAAAAAAACAGACACACCAAGCAGAATTCCACTATTGCCACCAGCGTTAAGCTTAGTAAATAAGTATGCAGATAACCCGGTATGTATTAATTCCGGTAAAGCTTTTCCTGTATGTACAAACCAAAAAATGAACGCCTATTTAAAGGAGATAGCCGGTGTTTGTGAAATAAACAAGCAATTGACCTTCCATATAGCACGTCATACATTCGCTACTACTGTGACGCTATCAAATGGTGTTCCGATAGAAAGTGTGAGTAAAATGCTTGGTCACACAAATATTAAAACCACGCAACACTACGCTAAGATATTAGACTTAAAGGTTAGTCAGGACATGGCTATGCTTAAACAAAGATTAGCAAACAATTGAAATTTCAGAAAGCGGTATAGGTGGAGATTCTGATGAAAGTGACCATTCCATTCCGGGGCAAGCTGACCACCCATTCCGCGGCAAACTGACCAGGGTATTCCGGGCGAAAGTGACCACTGTAATAGTGTAGCTGGTGCTGAAGAGCGAACCATCCTAAGGAGGCAGACATATACACCTCCTAAGCATGGCCAACTTAACAATCAGCATGAGTAAGATAAGAAAGATCTTAAAGTTGTACAGCCAGCAGCGTCCTCTAATGAGCATAGCTGCCCAGGTTGACGCATCCCGAAACACCGTAAAGAAGTACGTATCCGCCTTTAAGGCCAGCGGCTGCACGTTTGAAGAAGTCAATTCCCTGAACGATAAGGAGCTGGAAGACTTTTTTGGCAAGACCAGAGAGCAGCCACCCAGCAGCCGTATGCAGTCCATGCTACGGTGCTTCCCCCACGTAGATAAAGAACTGAAGCGTACCGGCATGACCCGCTATATGCTGTGGGAGGCCTATATCAAAGAGTTTCCTGATGGCTACAGGTACAGCCAGTTCTGCTTTTACTACAACCAATGGAAGGCCAGGGTCAATCCAACCATGCACATGGATCACAAAGCCGGAGATAAGCTGTATGTGGATTTTGCTGGTGAAAAGATGAACCTTACCGATAAGGATACCGGTGAGATCATATCAGTAGAAGTCTTTGTAGCCATACTAGGTGCCAGCCAGCTTACTTATGCAGAGGCTGTTATGAGCCAGCAAAAGGAAGACTTTATTGCCGCCTGCGAGAATACCCTGCACTTTATCGGCGGCGTACCCGCCGCCATTGTGCCGGATAACCTCAAAGCTGCCGTAACCAAAAGCAGCCGCTATGAGCCTACCCTGAATGAGACTTTTGAGGACTTTGCCGAACATTACGGTACCACCATCTTACCTGCGCGGGCGTACCGCCCGCGTGATAAAGCGCTGGTGGAAGGTGCTGTTAAGATCCTTTATAGCAAGGTCTATGCACCTTTAAACAAACAAACCTATCATTCTCTTGCAGACCTCAATGCAGCGATATGGGAAGCCCTGGAGGTGCATAACACCCAGTTCCTCAAAGGACGTAACTATAGCCGCAGGCTTCAGTTCGAGGAAGTAGAAAGGCATACACTCACCCCGCTTCCGGTCATGCGCTACCAGTTCAAACAGCACTTCTATGCCAAAGTGATCAAGAACGGGCATGTTAACCTGGGCCCTGATAAACACTACTACAGCGTTCCTTACCGCTACATCGGTAAACGGGTAAAGCTTTTATACTCACGCACAACCGTAGAGATCTTTTCTAACTATGAGCGGATCGCGCTGCACAAACGCAATAAGAATCCTTACGGCTATACGACAGATAAAGAGCACTTGGCCACCACACACCGCTTTAAGGCGGACTGGTCACCTGATATGTTCCTGGACTGGGCGGCCTCGATCCATGAGGATGTCAGGCTGTATATCCTGAAGATACTGGACCGCAAGCAGCACCCGGAACAGGCCTACAAGTCCTGCCTGGGGGTATTGGGCTTTGCCAAGAAAGCGGGTAACGAGCGCCTGATCGTCGCCTGCCAGCGTGCTTTAAGCTATGGTATTTACAACTATAAGACTATACAAACTATCCTGGAGAACAACATGGACAGCTATGAAGAAAGCCTGTTCGCAGACGAGCTGCCTATGCCCAGCCACAATAATATTAGAGGGGATTACAAATAAGCATTAATAACAAACAACTATAACAACATGAATCAAGACACCTTAGACAAACTGCGGAAGATGAAGTTCTTCGGCATGTTCCATGCTTTCAAAAGCAGCGTGGAAACCGGTAAAACGAATGATTATACAGCAGATGAACTGCTGGGCCACCTGGTAGATGCCGAATGGGACGACCGCCAGAACAGGCGCATTGAGCGCACGATCCTATATGCCAAGTTCCGCTATAAAGCCGCTATAGAGGACGTTCACTACCATGCTGAACGAAGTATCGACCGCAACCAGATCATGCGCTTGGCCGAATGTACGTTCATTGACCGCTTTGAAAACATCCTGGTCACTGGCAGCACCGGTATCGGCAAAAGCTACGTGGCTTCAGCTATTGGCCATCAGGCCTGTATCCAGGGCTACCGGGTATTCTATGCCAGCACGCCCAAGCTGTTTGCCAAGCTCAAAATGGCTAAGGCTGATGGCTCGTATATCAAGGAGATCGCTAAACTGGAAAGGACACAACTGCTCATACTTGACGACTTTGGG contains the following coding sequences:
- the istA gene encoding IS21 family transposase — protein: MSKIRKILKLYSQQRPLMSIAAQVDASRNTVKKYVSAFKASGCTFEEVNSLNDKELEDFFGKTREQPPSSRMQSMLRCFPHVDKELKRTGMTRYMLWEAYIKEFPDGYRYSQFCFYYNQWKARVNPTMHMDHKAGDKLYVDFAGEKMNLTDKDTGEIISVEVFVAILGASQLTYAEAVMSQQKEDFIAACENTLHFIGGVPAAIVPDNLKAAVTKSSRYEPTLNETFEDFAEHYGTTILPARAYRPRDKALVEGAVKILYSKVYAPLNKQTYHSLADLNAAIWEALEVHNTQFLKGRNYSRRLQFEEVERHTLTPLPVMRYQFKQHFYAKVIKNGHVNLGPDKHYYSVPYRYIGKRVKLLYSRTTVEIFSNYERIALHKRNKNPYGYTTDKEHLATTHRFKADWSPDMFLDWAASIHEDVRLYILKILDRKQHPEQAYKSCLGVLGFAKKAGNERLIVACQRALSYGIYNYKTIQTILENNMDSYEESLFADELPMPSHNNIRGDYK
- a CDS encoding M13 family metallopeptidase, which encodes MKYNFGNWMLAAAALCFSANVQAGDGGKNKKAKADPPKKFIDPANMDKSVKPGDDFFEYANGGWLKANEIPAKETRWGSFIMLNDGNKKKLQAITAEISAKTGAPKGSIEQRVGDLYASGMDSVAIEKRGYTPIQADLQRIDAIADVNGVVNEIVHERANALGSPLFSFGVRQDSKNPTKYIVGFGQGGTSLPDRDYYLKSDARTKRIQDAYKQYIVELFTLTGTDAQTAAKNAETIFGIESKLAEAQMTRVAMRDPNKTYNKFATPALAKTTPHLNWVEILPKLKVGSPDSVLVSSPSFMTTADGLLGTIPVADWKTYLKWGILRGSAGSLSSPFVKSQFKFSSVLSGQQVQAPRYERMTGLVDGSLGELLGQLYVAKYFTPAAKQYMVGLVNNLKVTLGERIQRLDWMTADTKARALKKLNAFTVKIGYTDKWETYNGLTIDRNDYYGNLRRIGVWSYNDMVSRLGKPVDKTEWGMTPPTVNAYYSPVNNEIVFPAGILQFPFFDFNADDAINYGGIGAVIGHEMTHGFDDQGRQYDADGTLRDWWKKDDADKFKTRADLVVNQYNAFTVLDTVHVNGKLTLGENLADLGGLNVAYEAFKKTKQGKSNTKIDGFTPDQRFFLSWAQVWRGKKRPEASMQQILTDPHSPEQFRTNAPITNMDAWYKAFNIQPGNKMYKKPEDRIKIW
- a CDS encoding site-specific integrase; protein product: MKTNFSLLFYLKKPKNYQGGFMPIYLRITVNGQRSETTTCRECDPTNWNGIAGRLKGTKEDTRSFNAYLDNLQKQVYEAHSQLSEAQSLITAETLKNKFLGKDEKVRMLIGVFKDHNKKIGALVGKEYAAGTYVRYQTSLKHTQDFLQWKYKVSDIDIKKIDHDFITNYEFYLRTERNCANNSAFKYIKNFKKVIGICLSSGWLDKDPFVNYKIRIKQVDRVFLNEDDLQKMADKVFSTDRLNQVRDIFLFCCFTGLAYADVSKLGRNEITKGPDGEIWIFTKRKKTDTPSRIPLLPPALSLVNKYADNPVCINSGKAFPVCTNQKMNAYLKEIAGVCEINKQLTFHIARHTFATTVTLSNGVPIESVSKMLGHTNIKTTQHYAKILDLKVSQDMAMLKQRLANN
- the istB gene encoding IS21-like element helper ATPase IstB, which encodes MNQDTLDKLRKMKFFGMFHAFKSSVETGKTNDYTADELLGHLVDAEWDDRQNRRIERTILYAKFRYKAAIEDVHYHAERSIDRNQIMRLAECTFIDRFENILVTGSTGIGKSYVASAIGHQACIQGYRVFYASTPKLFAKLKMAKADGSYIKEIAKLERTQLLILDDFGIQPFDAQSRAALLEIIEDRHGKTSLIITSQLPVSKWFEVIGEKTIADAILDRIVHDAHRIELKGESMRRKRVPITANNLE